DNA from Kitasatospora herbaricolor:
TCCTGCGCACCGCCGCCACCGCCGTCCGCGGCGAGGCCCCCAAGCTGCGGCTGTGGGTGAAGGAGGTCAAGGAGGCGATGGCCGCCCTGCACATGGACCCGGCCTTCGCCGAGCGCAACGTCAACGAGGGCTTCTCCGGCGGCGAGAAGAAGCGCCACGAGATCCTCCAGCTGGAGCTGCTCAAGCCGAAGATCGCGATCCTCGACGAGACCGACTCCGGCCTGGACGTCGACGCGCTGCGCCAGGTCTCCGAGGGCATCAACCGGGTCGCCTCCAGCGGCGAGGTCGGCACCCTGCTGGTCACGCACTACACCCGCATCCTGAAGTACATCAAGCCCGACTACGTCCACGTCTTCTCGGCCGGCCGCATCGTCGAGTCCGGCGGCGCGGAGCTGGCCGACAAGCTGGAGAACGAGGGCTACGAGTCCTACGTGAAGGGTGGCGCTTCCGAGTGACAATCGATTCTGGCTCGGCGCGTGCGCTGACCGGTCCGCTGGCCGAGGCGCAGGAGTTCGGCGACTCGCTCCGCAAGGACTTCCCGATCCTGCAGCGGGTGCTGCACGACGGCAAGCCGCTGGTCTACCTCGACAACGCGGCGACCTCGCAGAAGCCCCGTCAGGTG
Protein-coding regions in this window:
- the sufC gene encoding Fe-S cluster assembly ATPase SufC, translated to MATLEIRDLHVSVEAENGPREILRGVDLTVKQGETHAIMGPNGSGKSTLAYSLAGHPKYTVTSGSVLLDGENVLDMTVDERARAGVFLAMQYPVEVPGVSVSNFLRTAATAVRGEAPKLRLWVKEVKEAMAALHMDPAFAERNVNEGFSGGEKKRHEILQLELLKPKIAILDETDSGLDVDALRQVSEGINRVASSGEVGTLLVTHYTRILKYIKPDYVHVFSAGRIVESGGAELADKLENEGYESYVKGGASE